A region from the Dinoroseobacter shibae DFL 12 = DSM 16493 genome encodes:
- a CDS encoding DNA-binding domain-containing protein: MSQTAFTDALLRPDAPVPTGITDPQGRISTKRFNIYRNNVAASLTEALETGFPVIRKLVGDAFFKAMAGVFLRAHPPRSPVISGYGTALPAFLETFPPVAHLPYLADVARLELALRISYHAADHRTLPPARFAALPPDTLVQTRFALAPSLILLRSPLAAFDIWRANTAADAPPPGPGPQDIAVTRPGFDPAPQTLAPGAFTFLKTLQAGEPFGTALTAATAEAPAFDLTTTLSLAFSEQLFSEETPC; encoded by the coding sequence ATGAGCCAGACCGCCTTCACCGACGCCCTGCTGCGCCCCGACGCTCCGGTCCCCACGGGCATCACCGACCCGCAGGGCCGCATCTCGACCAAACGCTTCAATATCTACCGCAACAACGTCGCGGCCTCTCTCACCGAGGCGCTGGAAACCGGCTTCCCGGTGATCCGCAAACTCGTCGGCGACGCGTTCTTCAAGGCCATGGCGGGCGTGTTTCTGCGCGCACACCCGCCGCGCTCCCCGGTGATCAGCGGCTATGGCACCGCCCTGCCCGCGTTTCTCGAAACCTTCCCGCCAGTGGCCCACCTGCCCTATCTCGCCGATGTCGCGCGGCTGGAGCTTGCCCTGCGCATCAGCTACCACGCCGCCGACCACCGGACCCTGCCGCCCGCGCGCTTCGCCGCGCTGCCGCCCGACACCCTGGTGCAGACGCGCTTTGCCCTCGCCCCGTCCCTGATCCTGCTGCGCAGCCCCCTTGCGGCTTTCGACATTTGGCGTGCCAACACCGCGGCCGACGCGCCGCCCCCGGGCCCGGGTCCACAGGATATCGCGGTCACGCGCCCGGGCTTCGATCCCGCGCCGCAAACCCTCGCCCCCGGCGCCTTCACCTTCCTCAAGACCCTGCAAGCAGGCGAGCCGTTCGGCACGGCCCTGACCGCCGCCACCGCCGAGGCCCCCGCTTTCGATCTGACCACAACCCTGTCGCTCGCCTTTTCCGAGCAACTCTTCTCGGAGGAGACCCCATGCTGA
- the thyX gene encoding FAD-dependent thymidylate synthase, whose protein sequence is MNDQADTPQTPEAEIAALRSNPQPTLRAVAPGMEAHLYTPQPVLDHGFVRVVDYMGDDAAIVQAARVSYGAGTKKARDDSGLIRYLMRHWHSTPFEMCEIKLHVKLPVFVARQWIRHRTANVNEYSARYSVLDREFYIPAPEQLAAQSRVNNQGRGETLQGAEAERVLRLLKEDSMRAYDHYEEMLSQDGQQGLARELARMNLPANVYTQWYWKVDLHNLFHFLRLRADAHAQYEIRVYADAICEMVKDWVPAAYAAFEDYRMGAVQLSARGVDCLKRRLAGETVTQENSGMSKGEWREFEAVWG, encoded by the coding sequence ATGAACGACCAGGCCGACACGCCCCAGACACCCGAGGCCGAGATCGCGGCCCTGCGCTCCAACCCGCAGCCGACCCTTCGGGCGGTCGCCCCGGGGATGGAGGCGCATCTCTATACGCCGCAGCCGGTGCTGGACCACGGCTTCGTGCGGGTGGTGGATTACATGGGCGACGACGCGGCGATCGTGCAGGCGGCGCGGGTCAGCTACGGCGCGGGCACCAAGAAGGCGCGCGACGACAGCGGGCTGATCCGGTACCTGATGCGGCACTGGCATTCGACGCCGTTCGAAATGTGCGAGATCAAGCTGCATGTGAAGCTGCCGGTCTTCGTGGCGCGCCAGTGGATCCGGCACCGCACGGCGAATGTGAACGAGTATTCCGCGCGGTATTCGGTGCTTGACCGGGAGTTCTACATCCCCGCGCCGGAACAGCTCGCCGCCCAGTCCCGGGTGAACAACCAGGGGCGCGGCGAGACCCTGCAGGGCGCGGAGGCCGAGCGGGTGCTGCGGCTTCTGAAGGAAGACAGCATGCGGGCCTATGACCATTACGAAGAAATGCTGAGCCAGGACGGCCAGCAGGGCCTGGCGCGGGAGTTGGCGCGGATGAACCTGCCGGCCAATGTCTATACCCAGTGGTACTGGAAGGTGGACCTGCACAACCTGTTCCATTTCCTGCGGCTGCGGGCCGATGCCCATGCGCAGTACGAGATACGGGTCTATGCGGATGCGATTTGCGAGATGGTGAAGGACTGGGTCCCGGCGGCCTATGCCGCGTTCGAGGATTACCGGATGGGCGCGGTGCAGCTGAGCGCCAGGGGCGTCGATTGCCTGAAGCGGCGGCTTGCAGGCGAAACCGTCACCCAGGAGAATTCCGGCATGAGCAAGGGTGAGTGGCGCGAGTTCGAGGCCGTCTGGGGCTGA
- a CDS encoding DoxX family protein, protein MLTLYARVTDVLDDIAHWLTPTAARLLFAAVLFVYYWNSGLTKLGDGVFGFLFPSTGAYIQIFPKTVEALGYDTSQLGVFHWAVAVAGTWAEFILPVLIVLGLFTRLAALGMIGFVVVQSWVDVTGHGLGPKDIGAFFDGDPSSLILDQRAFWVFVLGYLVLRGAGPVSVDALLRQSSRAFTSAPQPR, encoded by the coding sequence ATGCTGACGCTCTACGCCCGTGTCACCGATGTTCTCGACGACATCGCCCACTGGCTGACCCCGACCGCCGCGCGCCTGCTCTTCGCGGCCGTGCTCTTCGTCTATTACTGGAATTCCGGCCTGACCAAGCTCGGCGACGGAGTCTTCGGCTTCCTCTTCCCCTCCACCGGCGCCTATATCCAGATCTTCCCCAAAACCGTCGAGGCACTCGGCTACGACACCTCGCAACTGGGCGTCTTCCACTGGGCCGTCGCCGTGGCGGGCACCTGGGCCGAATTCATCCTGCCCGTCCTGATCGTGCTCGGCCTCTTCACCCGTCTGGCCGCGCTCGGCATGATCGGCTTCGTGGTGGTGCAAAGCTGGGTCGACGTGACCGGTCACGGGCTCGGGCCGAAAGATATCGGCGCGTTTTTCGACGGCGACCCCTCGTCGCTGATCCTGGATCAACGGGCGTTCTGGGTCTTCGTGCTGGGCTACCTCGTGCTGCGCGGCGCCGGACCGGTCTCGGTCGACGCGCTCTTGCGTCAGAGCAGCCGCGCCTTCACATCCGCCCCCCAGCCGAGGTGA
- a CDS encoding VOC family protein — MLEFYHTMVRVKDLDTSLAFYKLLGLEEVRRRDSEQGRFTLVFLKAPGDTGAPPLELTYNWDGDEGLPSDSRHFGHLAFLTDDIYGLCQRLMDAGVTINRPPRDGHMAFVRSPDNVSIELLQKGDALPPAEPWAQMENTGHW, encoded by the coding sequence ATGCTGGAATTCTATCACACCATGGTCCGCGTAAAGGACCTGGACACCTCCCTCGCCTTCTACAAGCTGCTCGGCCTCGAAGAGGTCCGCCGCCGCGACAGCGAACAGGGCCGCTTCACCCTGGTGTTCCTGAAGGCCCCGGGCGACACCGGCGCGCCGCCGCTGGAGCTGACCTATAACTGGGACGGGGATGAGGGCCTGCCGAGCGACAGCCGTCATTTCGGGCATCTCGCCTTCCTGACCGACGACATCTACGGGCTGTGCCAGCGCCTGATGGACGCGGGCGTGACCATCAACCGCCCGCCGCGGGACGGGCACATGGCCTTCGTGCGCTCGCCCGACAACGTCTCGATCGAGCTTCTGCAGAAAGGCGATGCCCTGCCCCCGGCCGAGCCCTGGGCGCAAATGGAAAACACCGGGCACTGGTAG
- a CDS encoding ArsC/Spx/MgsR family protein, with protein MRVYGIKTCDTCRKAVGALGAELRDIRAERLTAAEIDRFLAAFGDALVNTRSTTWRGLDEAARAQAPEALLAAHPTLMKRPVIETPDGTLHLGWGADVKARLL; from the coding sequence ATGCGGGTTTACGGGATCAAGACATGCGACACGTGCCGGAAAGCCGTGGGTGCGCTGGGCGCGGAACTGCGCGATATCCGCGCCGAGCGCCTGACGGCGGCGGAGATCGACAGGTTCCTGGCGGCCTTCGGTGACGCGCTGGTCAACACCCGCTCGACCACCTGGCGGGGGCTGGACGAGGCGGCGCGGGCGCAGGCGCCCGAGGCGTTGCTGGCGGCGCATCCAACCTTGATGAAACGCCCGGTGATCGAGACCCCGGACGGCACGCTTCACCTCGGCTGGGGGGCGGATGTGAAGGCGCGGCTGCTCTGA
- a CDS encoding tartrate dehydrogenase, which translates to MSRNAYRIAVIPGDGIGTEVVPEGLKVLTAAARKFDIGLEFETHDFASAAYYQAHGQMMPDDWKSRIGDSDALYFGAVGWPDMVPDHVSLWGSLLKFRREFDQYVNLRPVRLMPGVTSPLAGRAPGEIDFWVVRENTEGEYSSIGGRIFEGTERETVMQETVMTRVGVDRVLRFAFELAQSRPKKHLTSATKSNGISITMPYWDERVVEMAKGYPEVAVDKYHIDILTAHFVLHPDWFDVVVASNLFGDILSDLGPACTGTIGIAPSGNINPERDFPSLFEPVHGSAPDIAGKGIANPVGQVWAGAMMLDHLGQGEAAAAIVAALEEVLADPVRRTADLGGQAGTVACGDAIVAALERL; encoded by the coding sequence ATGAGCCGCAACGCCTACCGCATCGCAGTCATTCCCGGCGACGGGATCGGGACCGAGGTCGTGCCCGAGGGGCTGAAGGTTCTGACGGCGGCGGCGCGCAAGTTCGATATCGGGCTCGAGTTCGAGACCCATGATTTCGCGTCCGCGGCCTATTACCAGGCCCATGGCCAGATGATGCCCGATGACTGGAAATCCCGGATCGGCGACAGCGATGCGCTCTATTTCGGGGCTGTGGGTTGGCCCGACATGGTGCCGGATCATGTGTCGCTCTGGGGATCCCTGCTGAAGTTCCGGCGGGAGTTCGACCAGTATGTCAACCTGCGCCCCGTGCGGCTCATGCCCGGGGTGACCTCGCCTCTCGCGGGTCGCGCGCCGGGTGAGATCGACTTCTGGGTGGTGCGCGAAAATACCGAAGGAGAATACTCGTCCATCGGTGGGCGCATCTTCGAGGGCACAGAGCGGGAAACCGTGATGCAGGAAACGGTGATGACCCGTGTCGGTGTGGACCGCGTCCTGCGCTTTGCCTTCGAACTGGCGCAGAGCCGGCCGAAGAAGCACCTGACCTCGGCCACCAAGTCGAACGGCATTTCCATCACCATGCCCTATTGGGACGAGCGGGTGGTCGAGATGGCGAAGGGATATCCGGAGGTCGCGGTCGACAAGTATCATATCGATATCCTGACCGCGCACTTCGTGTTGCACCCCGACTGGTTCGACGTGGTCGTCGCCTCGAACCTGTTCGGAGACATCCTGTCGGACCTCGGCCCGGCCTGCACGGGGACCATCGGCATCGCGCCCTCCGGCAACATCAACCCGGAGCGCGATTTCCCGTCGCTGTTCGAACCGGTCCACGGCTCTGCCCCGGATATCGCGGGCAAGGGCATCGCCAATCCGGTGGGCCAGGTCTGGGCGGGGGCGATGATGCTGGATCATCTCGGGCAGGGCGAGGCCGCCGCCGCGATCGTCGCGGCCCTCGAAGAGGTGCTCGCGGACCCGGTGCGTCGGACCGCCGATCTCGGTGGACAGGCGGGAACGGTGGCCTGTGGTGATGCGATCGTCGCGGCCCTCGAAAGGCTGTGA
- the thrS gene encoding threonine--tRNA ligase, translating to MAQISLTFPDGNARDFDAGVTPAEVAASISTSLGKKAISATVNGAHHDLQWPIDADASIAIHTLKDDAQALELIRHDCAHIMARAVQEIWPDVKVTIGPVIENGFYYDFDRAEPFTPEDLGAIEAKMKEIINARDPVRTEVWDRPRAIAHYEANGEPYKVELIEAIPGNEPLRMYWHGDWQDLCRGPHLQHTGQVPADSFKLMSVAGAYWRGDSSRPMLQRIYGVAFQNRDALKKHLHMLEEAAKRDHRKLGREMNLFHMQEEAPGQVFWHPNGWTVYTTLQDYMRRRQRENGYVEVNTPQVVDRKLWEASGHWDKYQENMFIVEVDEEHAREKAINALKPMNCPCHVQVYNQGLKSYRDLPLRMAEFGACNRYEPSGALHGLMRVRGFTQDDAHIFCTEDQIQDETARFIRMLSTIYRDLGFESFDIKFSTRPEVRAGSDAVWDKAEAALEAAIRTVTDDFELDPGEGAFYGPKLDFKLTDAIGREWQLGTFQADFVLPERLDATYIGEDGAKHRPVMLHRAILGSFERFLGILIENFAGKLPFWLAPRQVVVASIISEADDYVREVVAALTRAGIRAEADIRNEKINYKVREHSVGKVPVILAVGRREMEERTVTLRRLGEKQTSVVGLDALVADLAAEATPPDQRPDQPAV from the coding sequence ATGGCCCAGATCTCTCTCACCTTTCCCGATGGCAATGCACGCGATTTCGACGCAGGGGTCACACCGGCGGAGGTCGCCGCCAGCATCTCCACCTCCCTTGGCAAGAAGGCCATCTCCGCCACCGTGAACGGCGCGCATCACGACCTGCAATGGCCCATCGACGCCGATGCCAGCATCGCGATCCACACGCTCAAGGACGACGCCCAGGCGCTGGAGCTGATCCGCCACGACTGCGCCCATATCATGGCCCGCGCCGTGCAGGAGATCTGGCCCGATGTGAAAGTCACCATCGGCCCGGTGATCGAGAACGGCTTCTATTACGATTTCGACCGGGCGGAGCCCTTCACCCCCGAGGATCTCGGCGCAATCGAGGCCAAGATGAAAGAGATCATCAACGCCCGCGATCCCGTCCGCACAGAGGTCTGGGACCGTCCCCGCGCCATCGCCCATTACGAGGCGAATGGCGAGCCCTACAAGGTCGAGTTGATCGAGGCGATCCCGGGCAACGAGCCGCTGCGCATGTACTGGCATGGCGATTGGCAGGATCTCTGCCGCGGCCCGCACCTGCAACATACCGGGCAAGTGCCCGCGGACAGCTTCAAGCTGATGTCCGTCGCGGGGGCCTATTGGCGCGGGGACAGCTCCCGTCCGATGCTGCAACGGATCTACGGCGTGGCGTTCCAGAACCGCGACGCCCTGAAAAAACACCTCCACATGCTGGAGGAAGCCGCCAAGCGCGATCACCGCAAGCTCGGCCGCGAGATGAACCTGTTTCACATGCAGGAAGAGGCCCCCGGGCAGGTCTTCTGGCACCCTAACGGCTGGACCGTCTACACCACGTTGCAGGACTACATGCGCCGCCGTCAGCGCGAGAATGGCTATGTGGAGGTCAACACCCCGCAGGTCGTCGACCGCAAGCTGTGGGAGGCCTCCGGCCACTGGGACAAGTACCAGGAAAACATGTTCATCGTCGAAGTGGACGAAGAACATGCCCGCGAAAAGGCGATCAATGCCCTGAAACCGATGAACTGCCCCTGCCATGTGCAGGTCTACAACCAGGGCCTGAAATCCTACCGCGACCTGCCCCTGCGCATGGCCGAATTCGGCGCCTGCAACCGCTATGAGCCCTCGGGCGCGCTGCACGGGCTCATGCGGGTGCGCGGCTTCACCCAGGACGACGCCCATATCTTCTGCACCGAGGACCAGATCCAGGACGAGACCGCCCGCTTCATCCGGATGCTGAGCACGATCTATCGCGACCTGGGTTTCGAGAGCTTCGACATCAAGTTCTCCACCCGCCCCGAGGTCCGCGCAGGCTCCGACGCGGTCTGGGACAAGGCCGAGGCCGCGCTGGAGGCCGCGATCCGCACGGTGACGGACGATTTCGAACTCGATCCGGGCGAAGGCGCGTTCTACGGGCCGAAGCTCGACTTCAAGCTCACCGACGCCATCGGCCGCGAATGGCAGCTGGGCACCTTCCAGGCCGATTTCGTGCTGCCGGAACGGCTCGATGCCACCTATATCGGCGAGGACGGCGCGAAACACCGCCCCGTCATGCTGCACCGCGCGATCCTGGGCTCCTTCGAGCGGTTCCTCGGCATCCTGATCGAGAACTTCGCAGGCAAGCTGCCCTTCTGGCTCGCCCCGCGCCAGGTGGTCGTCGCCTCGATCATCTCCGAGGCCGATGATTACGTGCGCGAGGTGGTGGCGGCCCTCACCCGGGCGGGCATCCGCGCCGAGGCCGACATCCGCAACGAGAAGATCAACTACAAGGTGCGCGAGCACAGCGTCGGCAAGGTGCCCGTGATCCTCGCCGTGGGCCGCCGCGAGATGGAGGAACGCACCGTCACCCTGCGGCGGCTGGGCGAAAAGCAGACCTCGGTCGTGGGCCTCGATGCGCTGGTGGCGGATCTTGCCGCCGAAGCGACCCCGCCGGACCAGCGCCCGGATCAACCCGCCGTCTGA
- a CDS encoding DUF1194 domain-containing protein: MRAVALALAALVGLGPGLARAETPCRQALALGMDVSASVDAAEYRLQRDGLAHALLDPAVVAAFTALPDAPVTLMIFEWSGYRSQTVLLPWTPIRSRDDLRAAASVLAGPSGPRNENATAIGGAALFAARAFGQVGDCWRKTLDLSGDGKNNDGPTPGMLAQDPRLDGITINGLVIGAGSGTDATRRNAHIGEMVAYFQRHVIRGPGAFTEVALGFEGFEMAMRRKLLREIRVLQFSELASGPR; the protein is encoded by the coding sequence ATGCGCGCGGTGGCCCTGGCGCTCGCCGCCCTTGTCGGGCTCGGGCCGGGCCTGGCCCGGGCCGAGACCCCCTGTCGGCAGGCGTTGGCGCTCGGGATGGATGTGTCGGCCTCGGTCGACGCCGCCGAATACCGCCTGCAACGGGATGGCCTCGCCCATGCCCTGCTCGACCCGGCGGTGGTCGCGGCCTTCACCGCCCTGCCCGATGCCCCCGTGACGCTGATGATCTTCGAGTGGAGCGGCTATCGCAGCCAGACGGTCCTGCTGCCCTGGACCCCGATCCGGTCCCGGGACGATCTGCGCGCGGCGGCCTCGGTGCTGGCCGGTCCCTCCGGGCCGCGCAACGAGAACGCCACGGCGATCGGCGGGGCCGCGCTCTTTGCCGCCCGCGCCTTCGGGCAGGTGGGCGATTGCTGGCGCAAGACGCTGGATCTGTCGGGGGATGGTAAGAACAATGACGGGCCGACCCCGGGCATGCTGGCGCAGGATCCGCGCCTCGACGGGATCACCATCAACGGTTTGGTCATCGGCGCGGGGTCCGGCACCGACGCCACCCGGCGCAATGCCCATATCGGGGAGATGGTCGCCTATTTCCAGCGCCACGTGATCCGGGGTCCGGGCGCGTTTACCGAGGTTGCCCTGGGCTTCGAAGGGTTCGAGATGGCGATGCGTCGCAAGCTGCTGCGCGAGATACGCGTATTGCAATTCTCGGAGCTGGCCTCCGGGCCGCGCTGA
- a CDS encoding MarR family winged helix-turn-helix transcriptional regulator — MSLHARLEDAPDLGVLTGYLESLSLVERLHRLLLDVIKDEFERVGVLEINAVQALLLYNIGDNEVTAGELKSRGYYQGSNVSYNLKKLVEMGYMHHQRSEIDRRSVRVRLTEEGHKVRRVVGDLFARHASGLESKGVLGRESLEEINTALRRMERYWADQIRYIY; from the coding sequence ATGAGCTTGCACGCGCGACTGGAAGACGCCCCCGATCTCGGTGTTCTGACCGGGTATCTCGAAAGCTTGTCGCTTGTGGAACGTCTCCATCGTCTGCTGCTCGATGTGATCAAGGACGAGTTCGAGCGGGTCGGTGTGCTGGAGATCAACGCGGTGCAGGCGCTGCTGCTCTACAATATCGGCGATAACGAGGTCACGGCGGGGGAGCTGAAATCCCGCGGCTATTATCAGGGCTCCAACGTTTCGTACAACCTCAAGAAGCTTGTGGAGATGGGCTACATGCATCACCAGCGCAGCGAGATCGACCGTCGGTCCGTCCGGGTGCGCCTGACCGAGGAGGGGCACAAGGTGCGCCGGGTGGTCGGCGACCTGTTCGCGCGCCATGCAAGCGGGTTGGAAAGCAAGGGCGTTCTGGGGCGCGAAAGTCTCGAAGAGATCAACACCGCCCTGCGGCGGATGGAGCGGTACTGGGCCGACCAGATCCGCTACATCTACTGA
- a CDS encoding cobalamin B12-binding domain-containing protein, whose product MPASDDAEPRKTETETETGIGASPSEDTLMTVVKLALENVATRVARPEVPASEDFIESLCTLLVARDIEASEAMVRSRIGQRQGYADLADGIFAACARRLGTRWEEDRLSFADVAIAVTELHRLHQRVGRRYVPLIRKADESHAVFATLPRQTHTFGIILAAEAFRQAGWQVDLQLEMLPKEIVDRIRRLRPDAVGLTASKFDPVQPLRLLIGQIQKLPFNVPILLGGAGAADLHGTLQPGTPVQVVHDIDSALRAVQTAG is encoded by the coding sequence ATGCCTGCATCGGACGACGCCGAGCCCCGCAAAACCGAGACCGAGACAGAGACAGGCATCGGGGCGTCCCCTTCGGAAGACACGCTGATGACGGTGGTCAAGCTCGCGCTTGAGAACGTCGCCACCCGCGTGGCCCGACCGGAGGTGCCCGCCTCCGAAGATTTCATCGAAAGCCTGTGTACCCTGCTCGTGGCGCGCGACATCGAGGCCTCCGAGGCGATGGTGCGGAGCCGGATCGGGCAGCGCCAGGGCTATGCGGATCTCGCCGACGGGATTTTCGCCGCCTGTGCGCGTCGTCTCGGAACCCGGTGGGAGGAGGACAGGTTGTCCTTTGCGGACGTAGCGATCGCCGTGACGGAGTTGCACAGGCTGCACCAGCGGGTCGGGCGGCGGTACGTGCCGCTGATCCGGAAGGCGGACGAGTCCCACGCGGTCTTCGCCACGCTGCCGCGGCAGACCCACACGTTCGGGATCATCCTCGCCGCGGAGGCGTTCCGGCAGGCAGGCTGGCAGGTGGACCTGCAGCTCGAGATGCTGCCCAAGGAGATCGTCGACCGTATCCGGCGGTTGCGACCCGACGCGGTCGGGCTCACGGCCAGCAAGTTCGACCCGGTTCAGCCGCTAAGACTGCTGATCGGTCAGATCCAGAAACTGCCTTTCAATGTCCCGATCCTGCTGGGCGGGGCCGGGGCGGCGGACCTGCACGGGACGCTCCAGCCCGGAACGCCCGTGCAGGTCGTGCACGATATCGACTCGGCCCTGCGCGCGGTTCAGACGGCGGGTTGA
- a CDS encoding cold-shock protein codes for MPTGTVKWFNTTKGYGFIAPDEGGKDVFVHISAVERAGLTGLADNTKIEYELREGRDGRSSATELKVVG; via the coding sequence ATGCCGACTGGCACCGTGAAGTGGTTCAATACAACCAAGGGTTACGGGTTCATCGCACCCGACGAAGGCGGCAAGGATGTGTTCGTGCATATCTCGGCCGTGGAACGGGCCGGCCTGACGGGCCTGGCCGACAATACCAAGATCGAATATGAGCTCAGGGAAGGCCGAGACGGCAGGTCCTCCGCGACCGAATTGAAGGTCGTGGGCTGA
- a CDS encoding DUF692 domain-containing protein, with translation MFDHSPDRPLPAAPGVGYKAQHFQDILDAPAPVAWLEIHAENYMGAGGRPIAQLKALADRFPISVHGVGLSIGGEGPLNADHLARLKHLVKWLNPASFSEHLAWSTHDSHFLNDLLPLPYTQATLARVCAHIDQVQTTLGRRMLLENPSTYVAFTDSEMSEIDFLTEITRRTGCGLLLDVNNVFVSATNQNWDPRAYIDAFPLAAVGEIHLGGHEEDADEYGAPLLIDSHGAEVVDPVWALYAHTLARSGPRPTLIEWDTDVPDWPVLAAEARRAADLLAPLASPVAP, from the coding sequence ATGTTCGACCACTCTCCCGACCGCCCCCTGCCCGCCGCCCCCGGCGTCGGCTACAAGGCGCAGCACTTTCAGGACATCCTCGACGCCCCCGCCCCCGTCGCCTGGCTGGAGATCCACGCCGAGAACTACATGGGCGCCGGCGGACGCCCCATCGCCCAGCTCAAGGCCTTGGCCGACCGCTTCCCGATCTCGGTCCATGGCGTCGGGCTGTCCATCGGCGGCGAGGGCCCGCTCAACGCCGACCACCTCGCCCGGCTCAAGCACCTGGTGAAATGGCTCAACCCCGCCAGCTTCTCCGAACATCTCGCCTGGTCCACCCATGACAGCCACTTCCTCAACGACCTGCTGCCCCTGCCCTACACGCAGGCCACCCTCGCCCGGGTCTGCGCCCATATCGACCAGGTCCAGACGACACTGGGCCGCCGGATGCTGCTGGAAAACCCCTCCACCTACGTGGCCTTCACCGACAGCGAGATGTCCGAGATCGACTTTCTGACCGAGATTACCCGGCGCACGGGCTGCGGCCTGCTGCTCGACGTCAACAACGTCTTCGTCTCCGCCACGAACCAGAACTGGGACCCCCGCGCCTATATCGACGCCTTCCCGCTCGCCGCCGTGGGCGAGATCCATCTCGGCGGCCATGAAGAGGACGCCGACGAGTACGGCGCGCCCCTGCTGATCGACAGCCACGGGGCAGAGGTCGTGGACCCGGTCTGGGCGCTCTACGCCCACACCCTGGCGCGTTCCGGGCCCCGCCCGACCCTGATCGAATGGGACACAGATGTGCCGGACTGGCCGGTGCTCGCCGCCGAGGCCCGCCGGGCCGCCGACCTCTTGGCCCCGCTGGCATCCCCGGTCGCACCATGA
- a CDS encoding DUF2282 domain-containing protein, whose product MSKSITAVALAGAVAAALTGHATTAEAQAQEKCFGVSLAGENDCAAGPGTTCAGSSTVDYQGNAWTLVPAGTCETMEVPGDRMGSLEALDRDLPA is encoded by the coding sequence ATGTCGAAATCCATTACCGCCGTCGCTCTCGCCGGGGCCGTTGCCGCCGCTCTGACCGGTCACGCCACCACCGCCGAGGCCCAGGCACAAGAGAAATGCTTCGGCGTGTCCCTGGCGGGCGAGAACGACTGCGCTGCCGGCCCCGGCACCACCTGCGCGGGCAGTTCCACCGTGGACTACCAAGGCAACGCCTGGACCCTCGTGCCCGCTGGCACCTGCGAGACCATGGAAGTGCCCGGCGACCGCATGGGCTCCCTCGAAGCCCTCGACCGCGACCTGCCGGCCTGA
- a CDS encoding DUF6324 family protein has translation MGIDKQSDIAANLQIGPTSLGMVRIYVEAEGVDLPLDFDPDEALEIAEELRAAAERARRVKP, from the coding sequence ATGGGCATCGACAAGCAAAGCGACATTGCCGCCAATCTTCAGATCGGCCCGACCTCGCTCGGGATGGTGCGGATCTATGTGGAGGCCGAAGGCGTCGACCTGCCCCTGGATTTCGACCCCGACGAGGCCCTGGAGATCGCCGAGGAACTCAGGGCCGCCGCCGAGCGCGCGCGCCGGGTCAAGCCCTGA